A genomic window from Bacillota bacterium includes:
- a CDS encoding bifunctional folylpolyglutamate synthase/dihydrofolate synthase, translating to MFTTFLEAKEWIENLHRFGEKLDLHRMSIACEVLGHPEKAFKSIHIAGTNGKGSTANYIKNILIEAGYKVGIYTSPYVVKFNERIGINYDFISDENVLKYTNILKELWDKIFLETGDSVTFFEVLTLMCFIYFKDEKIEYGVIEVGLGGTLDATNIITPIVSCITNISYDHMKQLGNTLESIALNKLGIVKEGIPLITSVENESLFPLFYEITSKNHSKITFIDFNQIKEVNVSEVTSFEYYNELYKLLLPGFHQVKNACLAIETIRELNLSNDLKITVDHIKAGLIKTTWPGRFEIFHHSIILDGAHNIGGVESLKKTLEAMYPNKYIKCLFCMMKDKEHLKIIAELDNVVDEFHFTEIPYPRRADAEELFFESFHEKKFIHHDFEKAFNELSVLKDNEILLVTGSLYFISEIRKLIVK from the coding sequence ATGTTTACTACTTTTTTAGAAGCAAAAGAATGGATTGAAAACTTACATCGTTTTGGAGAAAAACTAGATTTACATCGTATGAGTATTGCTTGCGAAGTTTTAGGGCATCCAGAAAAGGCATTTAAATCCATTCACATTGCAGGAACGAATGGAAAAGGTTCTACGGCTAATTACATAAAAAATATTTTAATAGAAGCTGGCTATAAAGTAGGAATTTATACTTCGCCCTATGTGGTCAAATTCAACGAGAGAATTGGCATTAATTATGATTTTATATCAGATGAAAATGTCCTTAAATATACAAACATTTTAAAAGAATTGTGGGATAAAATCTTCTTAGAAACTGGAGATTCCGTTACTTTTTTCGAAGTGCTCACTTTAATGTGTTTTATCTATTTTAAAGATGAAAAAATCGAATATGGAGTTATTGAAGTTGGTTTAGGGGGAACCCTTGATGCGACAAATATTATTACACCCATAGTCAGTTGTATTACAAACATTTCATATGACCATATGAAACAATTGGGAAATACGCTTGAAAGCATTGCCTTAAATAAATTAGGAATTGTAAAGGAAGGAATTCCACTTATCACTTCCGTTGAGAACGAATCTTTATTTCCACTTTTTTATGAAATAACTTCAAAGAATCATTCTAAAATTACCTTTATCGATTTTAATCAGATCAAAGAAGTAAATGTCTCTGAAGTTACTTCTTTTGAATATTATAACGAATTATATAAGTTACTACTTCCCGGATTTCATCAAGTGAAAAATGCTTGTTTAGCCATAGAAACCATTCGTGAATTAAATTTGTCAAATGATTTGAAAATTACAGTAGATCATATAAAAGCTGGTTTAATAAAGACTACATGGCCTGGTCGTTTTGAAATTTTTCATCATTCGATTATTTTAGATGGAGCCCACAATATTGGTGGAGTGGAATCGCTTAAAAAAACGCTTGAAGCGATGTATCCCAACAAGTATATTAAATGCTTATTTTGCATGATGAAAGACAAAGAACATTTAAAAATCATTGCAGAATTAGATAACGTTGTCGATGAATTTCATTTCACTGAAATCCCTTATCCAAGGCGGGCGGATGCAGAAGAACTCTTCTTTGAAAGTTTTCATGAGAAAAAGTTTATTCATCATGATTTTGAGAAGGCTTTTAACGAGCTATCTGTCTTAAAAGATAACGAAATTTTGTTAGTTACAGGATCACTTTATTTTATTTCAGAGATACGAAAATTGATTGTTAAGTAA
- a CDS encoding valine--tRNA ligase: MTTLNPKYDHIAVEDKKYEFWLENGFFESGDLSKKPFTIVIPPPNVTGKLHLGHTWDTTLQDMIIRRKRMQGFDALYLPGMDHAGIATQAKVDQKLRLEGINRYELGREKYLEVAWKWKEEYANHIRDQWKTIGLSLDYKKERFTLDEGLSDSVNHVFIKLYEKGYIYRGERIINWDVEAKTALSNIEIEHKDVNGALYYYTYPFVDQVGGLTVASTRPETMFGDSALMVHPLDSRFLAYHGKEVYIPTTKIKIKVITDDYVDRDFGTGIVKVTPAHDPNDFQVGRRHDLEMPLCMNEDGTMNHRAFQYENMDRFECRKQVVSDLQKLGLMVKIEPIVHSVGHSERTGVIVEPRLSKQWFVKMEELAKNAVNQSEVSFVPDRFQKIFLHWMNSIEDWCISRQLWWGHRIPVWYKNEEIYCSKTPPTEDGWTQDEDVLDTWFSSALWPFSTLGWPNNTEEFKRYYPTDVLVTGYDIIFFWVARMIFQAIEFTEESPFKECLIHGLIRDEFGVKMSKSLGNGVDPIDVVNEYGADALRYFISTNSAPGLDLRYDKEKMESSWNYINKLWNISRYVLMNTENMKFEDIILKQRDMNFADKWILTRLNQTIDQVDHYFETYEFGEAAKLIYNFTWNDFASWYVEMTKINQDIDQTKSVLLYVLEAIIKLLHPFMPFVTEEIFQMMPHIEPSIMISPWPRNNDLIFEETLDKEWFFEMIKRIRTVRNDYSVSWTKPIDLLIKVDFQSMSDFLNQNLHYLNKFLNPKSVEISLTLAPIEKAIAIILPNCTIYVPLGSLVDLTEEIIKLEKELIVLESEMQRSAFMLSNETFLKKAPLQKVQDEILKSENYQKNYEEMKRRLEELKG, from the coding sequence ATGACGACATTAAATCCAAAATATGATCACATTGCAGTAGAAGACAAAAAATACGAGTTCTGGCTAGAAAATGGCTTTTTTGAAAGTGGAGATCTAAGTAAAAAGCCTTTTACTATCGTAATTCCACCTCCCAATGTAACTGGAAAACTTCATTTAGGTCATACCTGGGACACAACACTTCAAGATATGATTATAAGAAGAAAAAGAATGCAAGGATTTGATGCACTTTACTTACCGGGAATGGACCACGCAGGAATTGCAACACAAGCAAAAGTAGATCAAAAATTGCGCCTTGAAGGCATCAATCGTTACGAACTAGGAAGAGAAAAATATTTAGAAGTTGCCTGGAAATGGAAAGAAGAATATGCAAATCATATACGAGATCAATGGAAAACAATTGGTCTTTCTTTGGATTATAAAAAAGAACGATTTACACTCGATGAAGGATTAAGCGATTCTGTTAATCATGTCTTTATTAAATTATATGAGAAAGGCTACATTTATCGAGGCGAGCGCATTATCAACTGGGACGTTGAAGCGAAAACGGCTCTTTCGAATATTGAAATAGAACACAAAGACGTAAATGGTGCTCTTTATTACTACACTTATCCTTTTGTGGACCAAGTGGGAGGATTAACCGTGGCCTCAACTAGACCTGAAACCATGTTTGGAGATTCTGCGTTAATGGTTCATCCATTGGACTCTCGTTTTCTTGCCTATCATGGAAAAGAAGTCTACATACCTACGACCAAAATTAAAATAAAAGTCATCACAGATGACTACGTGGATAGAGATTTTGGAACAGGTATCGTAAAAGTGACTCCAGCACATGATCCAAACGATTTTCAAGTAGGAAGAAGACATGATTTAGAGATGCCTCTTTGCATGAATGAAGATGGTACGATGAATCATAGAGCTTTTCAATATGAAAATATGGATCGGTTTGAATGCCGTAAACAAGTAGTATCAGACTTACAAAAACTTGGATTAATGGTTAAAATTGAACCAATCGTTCACAGCGTTGGTCATTCAGAAAGAACCGGAGTGATTGTGGAACCAAGACTTTCTAAACAATGGTTTGTTAAAATGGAAGAACTTGCTAAAAATGCAGTCAATCAAAGTGAAGTTTCTTTTGTGCCAGATCGTTTTCAAAAAATATTTTTACATTGGATGAATTCAATCGAAGATTGGTGTATTTCAAGACAATTATGGTGGGGACACCGTATACCCGTTTGGTATAAAAACGAAGAAATCTATTGTTCAAAAACGCCTCCAACAGAAGACGGATGGACTCAAGACGAAGATGTCTTAGATACGTGGTTTTCATCTGCTTTATGGCCCTTCTCAACACTTGGATGGCCGAACAATACAGAAGAATTTAAACGATACTATCCAACCGATGTACTCGTTACAGGATATGATATTATTTTCTTTTGGGTTGCACGTATGATCTTTCAAGCAATAGAATTTACGGAAGAATCGCCATTTAAAGAATGTTTAATTCATGGATTAATTCGAGACGAATTTGGTGTTAAAATGTCAAAATCTTTAGGAAACGGTGTCGATCCAATCGATGTTGTAAACGAATATGGTGCAGATGCACTTCGATATTTTATTTCAACAAATTCAGCTCCAGGATTAGATCTTCGTTATGATAAAGAAAAAATGGAATCTAGCTGGAATTACATCAATAAACTTTGGAATATAAGTAGATATGTGTTGATGAATACAGAAAACATGAAATTTGAAGACATCATTTTAAAACAACGAGACATGAATTTTGCTGATAAATGGATTTTAACTCGTTTAAATCAAACCATAGATCAAGTCGATCATTATTTTGAGACATATGAATTTGGAGAAGCTGCAAAACTAATCTATAATTTTACATGGAATGATTTTGCTTCATGGTATGTTGAAATGACAAAGATTAACCAAGACATTGACCAAACAAAGTCTGTTCTTCTTTATGTATTAGAAGCAATTATCAAATTACTTCATCCGTTTATGCCATTTGTTACTGAAGAAATCTTTCAAATGATGCCTCACATTGAGCCTTCTATTATGATTTCACCTTGGCCTAGAAATAATGATTTGATTTTTGAAGAAACGCTTGATAAAGAATGGTTCTTTGAAATGATTAAACGCATTCGTACGGTACGAAATGATTACAGTGTATCTTGGACGAAGCCCATTGATTTATTGATTAAAGTGGATTTTCAAAGTATGAGCGATTTTTTAAATCAAAATTTACATTACTTGAATAAATTTTTAAATCCAAAATCCGTTGAAATATCATTAACTTTAGCTCCAATTGAAAAAGCAATAGCCATTATTTTACCAAATTGTACAATTTATGTGCCACTTGGATCTTTAGTAGATTTAACAGAAGAAATTATCAAACTAGAAAAAGAACTGATTGTATTAGAAAGTGAAATGCAACGAAGTGCTTTCATGCTATCAAATGAAACCTTTCTTAAAAAAGCACCACTCCAAAAAGTTCAAGATGAGATATTAAAAAGCGAAAATTATCAAAAAAATTATGAAGAGATGAAAAGAAGACTAGAGGAACTCAAAGGATAA
- a CDS encoding NUDIX domain-containing protein, whose product MKNKNYISYLREMVGDKKIILNAACVVLPNEKNEILLQKRSDNLKWGLPGGLMELDESIEECAIREVLEETNLEVCLTKFIGIFTNPNMTWRITDKAKVICYSFQGKITGGTLRINDSESLAFEYFSLEHLPEIHSPDNLETILAYYNSESNLVEGKLYHDDIKSKI is encoded by the coding sequence ATGAAAAACAAAAACTACATTTCTTATCTAAGAGAAATGGTTGGAGATAAAAAAATCATTCTAAATGCGGCTTGTGTGGTTTTGCCAAATGAAAAGAACGAAATATTACTTCAAAAAAGAAGTGACAATCTCAAGTGGGGATTACCAGGAGGCCTGATGGAGCTAGATGAATCCATTGAAGAATGTGCTATAAGAGAAGTATTAGAAGAAACCAATTTAGAAGTGTGTCTCACTAAGTTTATAGGAATTTTTACAAATCCCAATATGACTTGGAGAATTACAGATAAAGCTAAAGTCATTTGTTATTCTTTTCAAGGAAAAATAACAGGAGGGACTTTAAGGATAAACGACAGCGAATCATTAGCTTTTGAATATTTTTCTCTTGAACATTTGCCTGAAATTCATTCACCCGATAATCTCGAAACCATACTTGCTTATTATAATTCAGAGTCAAATTTAGTGGAAGGGAAGTTATATCATGACGACATTAAATCCAAAATATGA
- the yihA gene encoding ribosome biogenesis GTP-binding protein YihA/YsxC translates to MIIKSIDFCGSAVKRDQYPQDNLPQIVISGRSNVGKSSFINAMLNNYKIAKVSQTPGKTRLINFFLINSLFYFVDIPGYGYANVNKTMLMDFQTSIEMYLESSPTLQSAILLLDIRHIPTNDDLMMLEYFRNRNLNILLILTKADKLSNNQRFKQMKLIKERLSSKSTEKIFMFSATTKENRDLIWDEIEHSLIP, encoded by the coding sequence ATGATTATTAAATCCATCGATTTTTGTGGCAGTGCCGTAAAAAGAGATCAATATCCCCAAGACAATTTACCTCAAATAGTCATATCAGGTAGAAGCAATGTGGGAAAATCCTCTTTTATTAATGCCATGTTAAACAACTATAAAATTGCAAAAGTATCACAAACTCCAGGTAAAACAAGATTGATTAATTTCTTTCTCATCAACTCGTTATTTTATTTTGTTGATATTCCAGGATATGGATATGCTAATGTTAATAAAACCATGCTTATGGATTTTCAAACATCCATTGAAATGTATTTAGAATCCTCACCAACGCTTCAATCAGCCATTCTTTTACTTGATATTCGACACATTCCAACCAACGATGATTTAATGATGTTAGAATATTTTAGAAATCGAAATTTAAACATTTTATTAATTTTGACAAAAGCCGATAAACTATCAAACAATCAACGATTTAAGCAAATGAAACTGATTAAAGAACGATTGTCTTCAAAATCTACTGAAAAGATTTTTATGTTTTCCGCTACAACCAAAGAAAATCGAGATTTAATTTGGGACGAAATTGAACATTCATTGATTCCTTAA
- a CDS encoding class I SAM-dependent rRNA methyltransferase encodes MSKCKVYLLPGEETRILEGHSWVYNNEVLRLEGDIVSGDIVDVYSSLNKFIGKGFLNTQSKIFVRIVSRKDVEIDYDFFNQIIVKANQYKTELGFQNSYRVLFAEADGMPGLIVDKYGEYLSIQILSLGIDKRKQIFIDILVSLFHPKGIYERSDVPIRTKEGLDLFKGTIYGDVPDEVLIEENGIFLSVDLKSGQKTGTFLDQQANHFALQSYVNQKDVLDCFSHIGSFALHAKKANAKNVTAVDISEVACNRIKKNAKLNELEIKVVQANVFHLLRDYQAENKKFDVIILDPPAFAKTTSKIASAYKGYKDINLQAMKLISNGGYLITASCSHFMTPALFLQMLKEAENDAQKTCQMIDFRIQGKDHPTLLGSEETLYLKLVVLRVLDK; translated from the coding sequence ATGTCAAAGTGTAAAGTCTATTTACTTCCTGGGGAAGAGACAAGGATTTTAGAGGGTCATTCCTGGGTTTATAATAATGAAGTTTTGCGTTTAGAAGGAGACATTGTAAGTGGAGATATCGTTGATGTGTATTCTAGCTTAAACAAATTTATTGGAAAAGGATTTTTAAATACTCAATCTAAAATATTTGTGAGAATTGTTTCCAGAAAAGATGTTGAAATTGATTATGATTTTTTCAACCAAATTATTGTTAAGGCAAATCAGTATAAAACAGAATTAGGGTTTCAAAATAGTTATAGAGTTCTTTTTGCCGAAGCAGATGGAATGCCAGGATTAATTGTGGATAAATATGGAGAATATTTATCCATTCAAATACTTTCTTTAGGAATTGACAAACGAAAACAAATCTTTATTGATATTTTAGTCTCTTTGTTTCATCCAAAAGGAATCTATGAACGAAGTGATGTCCCTATAAGAACAAAAGAAGGACTAGATTTGTTTAAAGGAACTATTTATGGAGACGTTCCTGATGAAGTGCTTATTGAAGAAAATGGAATTTTCTTAAGCGTTGATTTAAAATCCGGTCAAAAAACCGGAACATTTCTTGATCAACAAGCCAATCATTTCGCACTTCAAAGTTATGTCAATCAAAAAGACGTATTAGATTGTTTTTCACATATTGGCAGTTTTGCGCTTCATGCTAAAAAAGCGAATGCTAAAAACGTTACCGCTGTAGATATATCAGAAGTTGCTTGTAACCGAATCAAAAAGAATGCGAAATTGAATGAATTAGAGATTAAAGTCGTTCAAGCCAATGTATTTCATCTTTTACGAGACTACCAAGCAGAAAACAAAAAATTTGATGTCATTATTTTAGACCCACCTGCTTTTGCAAAAACAACAAGTAAGATTGCTAGTGCCTATAAAGGATACAAAGACATCAATCTTCAAGCCATGAAGTTAATCTCAAATGGTGGATATTTAATCACGGCTTCTTGCTCTCATTTTATGACCCCAGCACTTTTTCTGCAAATGTTAAAAGAAGCAGAAAACGATGCGCAAAAAACCTGTCAAATGATTGATTTTCGAATTCAAGGAAAAGACCATCCTACTTTATTAGGATCAGAAGAAACATTATATTTAAAGTTAGTTGTACTGCGAGTTTTAGATAAATAA
- a CDS encoding insulinase family protein translates to MKTTTYSPIQETLIETTLSSGMRVIFLPKKDFSRVAVSLQIKFGSTDQFITLKKTKEQKEFYEGTAHFLEHMIFENEQNDVSKAFSLLGASVNAYTTSNRTSYYFSTTNPVVEPLKLLLDTVFNPTLHEDAILKEKAIIQKEITMYQDDLDQSLYYDLLHQMYKDHPIKNDVAGSEESLLLIHSELLRNAFYTFYHPKNTLLVITGDVNQEEVFDFLKNYQFLFPFKKHQDFIKADKLEAVSSKKKSAEIIKDVVTDLVMIGILIHRDAKLSPQKAAIEEISLLLLLDNYLGKSSPNYQELNKKQLINSTFDYSASSEETYGHIILYTETKKPKQSIKEMESLLTLLQDYQIDSKRFIIQKRKLVGQFVQIFNSITQTNNFIAEYALRGMNAFTFLSILEKITENDLYGMVHYFQENAIVSIHYHK, encoded by the coding sequence ATGAAGACAACCACTTATTCTCCCATACAAGAAACATTAATAGAAACGACTCTTTCTTCAGGAATGAGAGTAATCTTTTTACCAAAAAAAGATTTTAGTCGAGTTGCGGTTTCTTTACAAATCAAATTTGGATCTACCGATCAATTTATAACATTAAAGAAAACGAAAGAACAAAAGGAATTTTATGAAGGAACAGCCCATTTTTTAGAACATATGATTTTTGAAAACGAACAAAATGACGTTTCAAAAGCTTTTTCATTGCTTGGGGCTTCTGTGAATGCGTATACGACCTCAAACCGAACGAGTTACTATTTCTCAACAACCAATCCAGTTGTTGAACCGCTTAAATTGCTTCTTGACACCGTTTTTAATCCTACCCTACATGAAGATGCTATTTTAAAGGAAAAAGCGATTATACAAAAGGAAATCACGATGTATCAAGATGATCTAGATCAATCTCTCTATTATGACCTCTTACATCAAATGTATAAAGATCACCCCATCAAGAATGACGTTGCCGGAAGCGAAGAATCCCTTTTACTGATTCATTCTGAACTTTTAAGAAATGCTTTTTACACTTTTTATCATCCAAAAAACACGTTGCTTGTCATTACGGGTGATGTGAATCAAGAAGAAGTATTTGACTTTCTCAAGAATTATCAATTTCTTTTTCCCTTTAAAAAACATCAAGACTTTATAAAAGCAGATAAGCTAGAAGCTGTTTCCTCTAAAAAAAAATCAGCTGAAATCATCAAAGATGTCGTAACGGATTTAGTGATGATTGGAATACTCATTCATCGAGATGCAAAACTTTCTCCACAAAAAGCGGCAATAGAAGAAATTTCTCTTTTGTTATTGTTGGATAATTATCTTGGAAAAAGTTCTCCAAATTATCAAGAGTTAAACAAAAAACAATTGATTAATTCAACCTTTGATTATTCTGCAAGTTCTGAAGAAACTTATGGACACATCATTTTGTATACAGAAACAAAAAAACCGAAACAGAGCATTAAAGAAATGGAATCTTTGTTAACTTTGTTACAAGATTATCAAATTGATTCCAAGCGATTTATCATTCAAAAACGAAAATTAGTTGGACAATTTGTTCAAATCTTTAATTCTATTACCCAAACCAATAACTTTATTGCCGAATATGCCTTGCGTGGAATGAACGCTTTTACTTTTTTAAGCATCTTAGAAAAAATTACAGAAAATGATTTATATGGTATGGTTCATTACTTTCAAGAAAACGCGATTGTGTCCATTCATTATCATAAATAA
- a CDS encoding insulinase family protein: METRMLKQNGLTLYLIKLKKFKTIGISLKFVNSFQESTINARSLLPEVLTEACKKYPGLQYIQNEFDALYGTELSTSTQKIGLQSVISFDVMVVNDQFLQEKVKLTPLAFSLLSEIIFHPKTTKNGFKKSIVNNEIRMLKEDIEADYHDKFEYSYQQFKKEMFSNELFKFSSRGIYDSLDEITSENLFHYYETMIQEDDVSMFVVGDFEFEDIENTVKTYFHFPKSKMNFTWLDTQSKEFMNPTYITETADLKQARINIGYRTFIRSTDKLYYAMVLFNSIFGESDQSILFQVVRETHQLCYYISSSYNPNKGFLSVFAGIDPGKEDEACNLIFDSLHQLIQGEISEEALFLAKENLIHRVRLSNDSMGSLINRVFIYQKLYQKAYDVEEIISQILLVTKDEVLKAGKSLRLDTVHTYTKEGMNL, from the coding sequence ATGGAAACTAGAATGTTAAAACAAAATGGGTTAACGTTATATTTGATAAAATTAAAGAAATTCAAGACCATTGGAATTTCACTTAAATTTGTCAATTCTTTTCAGGAATCTACCATTAATGCTCGTTCTTTGCTACCAGAAGTCTTAACAGAAGCTTGTAAAAAATATCCAGGATTACAATACATTCAAAATGAGTTTGACGCCTTGTATGGCACAGAATTATCTACATCTACTCAAAAAATAGGATTACAAAGTGTTATTTCCTTTGATGTAATGGTAGTAAACGATCAATTTCTTCAAGAAAAAGTTAAATTAACTCCTCTTGCTTTTTCTCTTTTAAGTGAAATTATTTTTCATCCTAAAACGACTAAAAATGGGTTTAAAAAAAGCATCGTTAACAATGAAATTCGTATGTTAAAAGAAGACATTGAAGCAGATTATCATGATAAATTCGAATATAGTTACCAACAATTCAAAAAAGAAATGTTTTCAAACGAACTTTTTAAGTTTTCATCAAGAGGTATTTATGACTCTCTTGATGAAATCACTTCTGAGAATCTTTTTCACTATTATGAAACAATGATTCAAGAAGATGACGTATCGATGTTTGTTGTAGGAGATTTTGAATTTGAAGACATTGAAAATACGGTTAAAACATATTTTCATTTTCCAAAAAGTAAAATGAATTTCACATGGCTTGACACACAATCAAAAGAATTTATGAATCCAACTTATATTACTGAAACAGCCGATTTAAAGCAAGCAAGAATTAATATTGGCTATCGTACTTTTATACGTTCTACCGATAAATTATATTATGCTATGGTTTTATTTAACTCAATTTTTGGTGAGTCTGATCAATCAATATTATTTCAAGTCGTGCGTGAAACGCATCAATTATGTTACTACATTTCTTCAAGTTACAACCCAAACAAAGGGTTTTTATCCGTTTTTGCAGGAATCGATCCCGGAAAAGAAGATGAGGCATGTAATTTGATTTTTGATTCATTACATCAATTAATTCAAGGTGAAATATCTGAAGAAGCTTTATTTTTAGCAAAAGAAAACTTAATTCATCGAGTCAGACTTAGTAATGATTCTATGGGAAGTTTGATTAATCGAGTTTTTATTTATCAAAAACTTTATCAAAAAGCTTACGATGTTGAAGAAATCATTTCTCAAATTTTGTTGGTTACGAAAGATGAAGTTCTCAAAGCAGGGAAATCTCTTCGACTTGACACCGTTCATACGTATACAAAAGAAGGGATGAATCTATGA
- the deoD gene encoding purine-nucleoside phosphorylase, producing the protein MGTPHNSAEIGEIASTVLMPGDPLRAKYIAENFLENVTLFNSVRNMFGYTGFYKGKRISVMGSGMGMPSIGIYAYELFRFLGVERIIRIGSAGSYSPKLKLFDTLLVTEAFSESNFAKSQNGEKRHILKSSKELNKEIIQAAKKIHISIVKGRIHSSDVFYRETGLSPQEYFEKHNCLAVEMESFALFHTANILNKQAACLLTISDSLTTHEETSPEERQSAFTNMMKIALELA; encoded by the coding sequence ATGGGAACACCACATAACAGCGCTGAAATTGGCGAAATTGCATCAACCGTTTTAATGCCAGGAGACCCTCTAAGAGCCAAGTACATTGCAGAAAATTTCTTAGAAAACGTCACTCTTTTTAATTCGGTAAGAAATATGTTTGGCTATACTGGATTCTACAAAGGAAAACGAATTTCCGTGATGGGCTCAGGAATGGGAATGCCTTCTATTGGAATTTATGCCTATGAATTATTTCGTTTTCTAGGAGTAGAAAGAATTATACGAATTGGGTCAGCAGGCTCTTATTCTCCGAAACTTAAACTGTTTGATACATTACTTGTAACAGAAGCTTTTAGTGAATCTAATTTTGCAAAATCGCAAAACGGAGAAAAAAGACACATTTTAAAATCTTCGAAAGAACTAAACAAAGAAATCATTCAAGCAGCTAAGAAGATTCATATTTCAATTGTAAAAGGCAGAATTCATTCAAGCGATGTCTTTTACCGCGAAACGGGTCTTTCCCCTCAAGAGTACTTTGAAAAACATAACTGTTTAGCCGTTGAAATGGAATCATTTGCTTTATTTCATACCGCAAATATTCTTAACAAACAAGCCGCTTGTTTGTTAACAATCTCTGATTCTTTAACAACTCACGAAGAAACCTCTCCAGAGGAAAGGCAATCTGCTTTCACAAACATGATGAAAATTGCACTTGAATTAGCATAA
- the deoC gene encoding deoxyribose-phosphate aldolase — translation MELNKMIDHTYLKAIGTTKEIDVLLEEAKMFHFKSVCVNPAFVAHCKKALENTDVLVCTVIGFPLGANTIETKVFETLNAVANGADEIDMVLNIGELKSGHYDYIKNEVTQVVKAAHGLTVKVIIETCYLTEDEIIKVSQLIGNTDATFIKTSTGFGTQGATPENVAIMKANGNGKEVKAAGGVRTKEDFVKMIEAGATRIGTSNGIALLKNETGSEY, via the coding sequence ATGGAACTAAATAAAATGATTGATCATACCTATTTAAAAGCAATAGGAACCACAAAAGAAATTGATGTTTTACTAGAAGAAGCAAAAATGTTTCATTTTAAAAGCGTATGTGTTAACCCTGCGTTTGTTGCACATTGCAAAAAAGCTTTAGAAAATACAGACGTTTTAGTTTGTACAGTCATAGGCTTTCCTTTGGGAGCAAACACGATTGAAACAAAAGTGTTTGAAACGCTAAATGCGGTTGCCAATGGCGCAGATGAAATCGATATGGTTCTAAACATTGGCGAATTAAAATCAGGCCATTATGATTATATTAAAAATGAAGTAACTCAAGTAGTAAAAGCAGCTCATGGATTAACCGTTAAAGTTATTATTGAAACGTGTTATCTAACCGAGGATGAAATTATAAAAGTGAGTCAACTCATTGGAAATACAGATGCAACTTTTATTAAAACTTCAACTGGATTTGGAACGCAAGGCGCAACACCTGAAAATGTAGCCATCATGAAAGCAAATGGAAATGGGAAAGAAGTGAAAGCTGCAGGCGGAGTGAGAACAAAAGAAGACTTTGTAAAAATGATCGAAGCGGGTGCAACAAGAATTGGCACAAGTAACGGCATTGCGCTGTTAAAAAATGAAACCGGATCTGAATATTAA